The DNA segment ATTTTCTGAAGACATCTGTCCAAAATTGTCATTATGAATAAGAAGTTGCAGTTGGTTTGCGGTCATCCACCCGGCCTGAACCGTCTGATGAGCAGCAATTTTATGCGAGTCATTGCTCCCTCACTTTCTGCTCCCCGCAATTGCCAGACTGCAATTTTCTGACAACCACGGAAGCATAGAAACGTAAAGGCAAGTGATGTGCCAAGAATAGCTCTCTTCTTTTTGCTTAATGTTTCATGATCTTAAGGAAACAAAGATTGATATACCAGGTCTACAGGTGTCAGATATTGTCACCAGAAAGACGATTTCCGACAGTGGGCGGCAAGGCATTGAGGTAGATAACAGAGCCTCTTCACCTGTTTCATAAATGCTACAGAGAGGACTGGCTGAGTTATCAAAGTCGCTTATGTTGCACGCTAATCCTTACTGGAGAAAAAAACCCCCACCAACCGGGGGGCGCTAGTCGGTGGGGGACAGAGAGAAAGGAGCGGTTAAATTAGGGAACATTGTGTTCACCTTGAAAAAGATCTGTTGCAAACACGGTGCCAGTATCTGCTTTTCATGGTGGAGCAGATCCGGAATGAATCAAGGCTTTGCCATGCTCAACAGATGGTCTGGATCAATATTTTGGGAAAGCCTCTTTCTATGGAAAGCGAGTCGCTACTTTTAGTAGAGGCTGATGGCAAAATGAAAGTGCACTCCTCTCACTACTCGATTGCTGCTGGTTAACCTGAAGCTGAGCCAGGGGCCAGTATTACAATGGTGCCAGGCTGCAATTGCTTGCCGAAATAGATAGCAACACAGGACAACCCAGGCTAAAGCCTGCGGCTACCAACTCGTTGCCGTGTCTGCAATCTCCTGTCACGCCTGCTTGACGATATTGGCTATCAGGTGCACTTTTATTTTGCCATCAGCCGGTAGGCAGTAAGAGGCTAGAAAAGCAACATTGCTCACGAAAAGAAGTATCGAGCCGGTAAGCTCAAATGTCCTAACAGTAATCAGACCCACAGGAAATGAAGACCCACTCCAGAAACATTCTGGTGTTCCTGGCCGCTTGAAACAGCAGTCCAGACTACCTCGGCCACCACCTTCAAATAGCCGTGCGGAGCCCGGATGGTGAGAAGAATAGTATCATTCTGTCTAAGCAGCTGCCGGCAATGGACGAATGCGCCTTCCAGGCTAATATCTCCTGTCTCACCGGAAATTTTCCCATCTGCTGTCAACAATGAAGCAGGCCATCTTATTGGGACCCTGGGATACTTGCGTCGCTCCTTCGACGTCATATTACTTTCCCTGACAAGAATATTTGGCCAACTTCTAATGTTCGTTCACGGTTCCTTGAGAAACCTCTTGCTGCTTGCCGTCATGACTCCGGGTGAGGAGGTCGCGAACCCTCGGCAGCATTTGAATGTCGCCGAGAGGAAAACGTGAAAGCGCAGTTACGAAAACCTCCACCTGCTCTCCTTCAGTCAAGTTCCTTTCCAGGAACAGGAGGTGCTGGTCGTACACTCGGCAGAGTCCGCCTCGGCTACCCAGCAGCTTCTCACGTACGACTTGCACACCCAGCTTTTCTGCTATGGCCTCAAACTCCATGAGAAGTCTGCTTCTACGCATAGCGCCTGATCTCATTGACCTTTTTGCTGTTGCTCGATTTTCTGCCACGATCTGATCTCCTCGAGGTAGAAAATGTAACACCGTCGCAGACCTTGTATGACGTGTTTATCTTTGAACTTCACAAAATAATCTCTTCGTAAAGTTTTGTATTACATTCAAAAGCATCATATAACAAATATGTTTAAAATCAAGATAAATTTTTATAATTTTTTAATAAACTTGACATAGCGACTTTTTTTATGTAATTTTTAAAAAAAAACTTTACAAGGGCCCTGCGATCTATGGCAGAACGAACCCTAAATGTGAGAATTGATACCAGGATGAAACAGGCGCTCGAAGTTGCCGCCAGGAAGTACTTCAGCAGCTCGAGTGCAGTGGTCAGAATGGCGATTCATGAATTTCTCCAGAAGGAAGGCATTGACTGGCAGCACCTGGAGGAAAGCCAGGAAAGCAACTAACACCGATGTCTTCAGCTGGCCGCTGAGTCGAGCAAAGACTGGCGGCTCTGAACAATGGAACCCTTTCCTGCTTTTTTTATTCGCATTTTTCGTTTGTTTTTGATAAGCTGAGTGCGCTGTTTTGCCGGGGAAGCGCAAAGGCGACTGGGCACTCTGGCACTAATCCTGCAGGCAAGTCCACTCAAAAAAAGTTTCACCCAGGATACCAGAAGTTGCTGACAACTCTAGAGAGGTCCGGTTACGATGAGACATGTCTGTTGCCTTGCTCTACTCTTTTTGCTCGCTGTTTTAACTTCCTGTACCCAATCACTCGTCAATATCCCGGTTGAAGAGCCTCCATCCGGCAGTGAGGTGGTTAATTCGCCATCTTCTCCGGGAGTTCAACAGGCGGCCGCCGAGGAGCCAACTGCCGGAGATGCCCAAATGCCGTGGCAGCAGTCCGAAACCGCCCTGATTGCCGCCAACAAGGAAGAAAAAGTTATAGCAACACGCTCGGAGGTAGATGAGGTTGTCCTGGAGCAAGCAGAGCTGCCCGCCACTGCTGATACTACCAATGGCTCTGATATGGGTGCTGTGACAGAAGAGCCAGAAACCGGGCAAAAACGTATTGACGAAGCACTGGAGATCTACCAAGAAGCACTCGATTCATGGAATCAGGGAGAACCTGAAAAGGCAATCGATCTTCTTGATCAGACTTACATGACCATCTCCTCTATAGATTCTGACGAAAACCCAGAGATTATCCAGCAGAAAGAAGATCTTCGGCTGCTGATATCCAAACGCATCCTGGAGATATATGCTGCCAGATCCCAGCTGCAGTTGGGGAACAGCACAGAAATTCCCCTGGCCATGAACGATTATGTAGCCCTAGAGATCAAGAGGTTCCAGACCAAGGAAAGAGACTTTTTTGTCCAGGCGTACCGGAGGTCAGGAAAATACCGCCCTTACATAGTGGCAGAGATGAGAAAGGCCAACCTGCCTGAGGATCTTTCCTGGCTGCCTCTTATAGAGAGCGGCTTCAAGGTCAAGGCCCTTTCCAGAGCAAGGGCCTTGGGATTGTGGCAGTTCATTGCCTCGACTGCCTACCGCTTCGACCTTCGCCGAGACCGTTGGGTGGATGAGCGCATGGACCTGGAGCGCTCCACTCAGGCAGCCATTACTTACCTCAAGGCGCTGCACGACCTCTTTGGAGACTGGACCACCGTACTGGCTGCCTACAATTGTGGTGAGGGCAACGTACTGCGAGTAATCCGCCAGCAGCATCTGAATTATCTGGACAACTTCTGGGATCTCTATTCACTGCTACCTCAGGAAACGGCCCGTTACGTACCGCGGTTTCTAGCGGCTCTCCACATAATTCGCAATCCTGAAAAATACGGCTTTGCCTATCTGCAAATTGATCAGCCTCTCGTTTATGAAAAGGTTCAGATCAACAAGCAGATGCGATTGAGGGACATTGCTTCGGCCCTGAATCTTCCATCACGGGTCCTGGAAGATCTGAACCCCTCTTTGCGGTACAAGGCAACACCCAACTATACTTTTTCTCTGAATGTGCCAGTTGACAAAGGAGTGCTGCTCGTCAGCAAGCTAGAGCAGATTCCACGTTGGCGACCGCCAAAGCGGACCTTCCTGGTACACCGGGTGAGGCGCGGAGAAACACTGTCTGAAATCGCCAGGCGATACCGCGTTTCCATGCGTCGTATAGTCCGCGCCAACCATCTGCGCAGTGCCAGCAGAATACGGGCAGGACAACGTCTGAAGATTCCTCTCAGAGGTCAGGTAGTAATGGCAAGCAGTCAGGTTGTCTACAAGGGCGGCTCGACAATCCACTACAAAGTAAGGCGGGGGGATTCACTCTGGCGAATTGCCAAGCGTTTCAACACGACAGTGGACAATATCAAGCAGCTGAATGGCATCGAGTCCAATTTCCTCCAGTCAGGGCAGGTCTTGCAGGTCAAGACAGGAAATCCCTGAGTATTGCAAACGAAAGCAGCATCAAGTTGTGGCCGTCATCTCCCAGGCTATTCCTTTTGCAGGGATTTCAGCTTCTTCTCAGGCCCCAGCACTATCAATTTATCACCATCTTTTACTTGAAAGCCCGCAGTTGGAATAAGAGTGATTCCCCTGGAGGCCTCTTTGACGGCAAGCACCTGAACACCGAAACGATTGGTAAGATCTAAATCCTTGAGTGTCTTGTTGACGAAGTGGGGGGGTGTTTTCAGCTCGGCAATGCTGTAGCCTTCCACAAAGGGAAGGTAATCAAGCATATTAGGATTATCCAGTCTCCCGGCTACCCCAAGTGCCAGATCTCTTTCTGGAAACAGTATTTCGTCAGCACCGATTTTTCGCAGAATACGGCCCTGCTCCTCACTGGTAGCTTTGGCGAGAATCCTCCGGACTCCAAGTTCTTTCAAATGCAAAGTAGCAAGAATTGCTGCCTGCATCCTCGTACCGATACAGACAACCGCCGCATCCACATCCCGAAGTCCCAGGGATTCCAGAGTCTCTCTATCAGTAGCATCAGCCACAATTGCCTGGGTAACAAAGTCTTTGACCTTTTGTATCTGCCCTTTGCTGATATCCAGGGCAATCACTTCATGGCCCTTGACATAGAGCTGGCGACCCAGGTAAAAGCCAAAATTCCCAATGCCGATTATGGCAAACTGACCCATGACACATCCTTTGTCTCAGTGGTTCAGATCCCAGCTGCGGTGACCGGAGGAACGTCAGACCTCCTGACCAGCAAGGGGCGAGGAGGATGACTGCCACCAGTACTTATCCAACTGGCAATCCTGCCGGATGCCATGCCTTGGTGGCTGCATGCCATAGTATCTCTGAATTGGACCACCAGGATACACCTAAGCCTTTTGTCCTATATGACCGTGAACCCACAACCTTCCTGTGGAAAGATGTGGCTCCTCCTTTGCCGGCTGCCTCTCCACGACTTCTTTATCATCCTATCATGACATTTTCTTCGGCATATTCATATTTGGATCGGTCCTCCTTGGCACTCAAGGCTACTGCAAGCGACAAGGGACCTAGACGGCCTGTAAACATAACCATGACTATGATCAGTTTGCCAAGCACTCCCAGCTGAGTAGTAATCCCCATACTGAGACCTACGGTGCCAAAAGCGGACACTACTTCAAAAAGCATTTCCAGGAAGAGGCCCCGTGTTTCCAGATGAGCAGTGGGCCCGAGTTCGCTCGTCAACAGGGCCATGGTCGCCACATAAATTACTACCACAGAAAGCGTAAAAACTGAAATTGCTCGCCCCACAGTTTCCGGTGATATAGTGCGGCGGAACACACTGGTAGTTTGTCTACCGAGAAAACGTGAGCGACTGAGGGCAAAAAGAACTCCCAGGGTGTTTACCTTGATGCCCCCGCCCGTGGACCCGGAGGCTGCCCCCACAAACATCAGAAAAAGAGTAAATACCAGACTCACATTGGCCATCTTGCTGAAATCAAGGGTGTTGAAGCCTGCGGTCCTGGCAGTAACTGATTGGAAAAAGGAAGCCAAGAGTTTAGCGCCCGTGGAGAGGTTGTCCATTGAATCGCGCCAATCGAATACCAGAAAAACAAGAGTGCCAGCCACCAGGAGCAGCGCACTTGTCGACAAGACCAGCTTTGAGTGGAGAGAAAGGCGCCGCCGCGGTTGCCAGGCATTCGAGGAAAAGACAAAACTCTTCAGCTCAAGGAGTACGAGAAAACCAAGCCCGCCCATGATAATAAGGCCGCAAAGAGTAAGACTTACGAGAAAATCACTCTGGAAATCTATAAAACTATTGGAGTACAGACAGAAGCCCGCGTTGCAGAACGCACTCACTGCGTGAAAAACTGAATAATAAAGAGCCTTGCCAGCTGGATACATCTCAGAGAAGCGAATGAAGAGCAAGGCTGCACCTGCGCCTTCCAGGAGCAGGGTAAACAGCACCACATGCTGCACCAGTGAAGGAAGCCTTATGTCGCGACGATGAGTGAAAGTGTCCTGTATTACACTACGGCTGAGAAAGGAAAACCTTCCTCCCATTAGCAGGATGAGCACCGTTGAAAAGGTCATGATTCCCAGACCGCCGCACTGGATCAAAACGAGAACCACTGACTGGCCAAAAAGACTCAATTTGCTGCCTGTGTCAACCACTACCAGGCCGGTGACACAGGTCGCAGATGCAGCTGTAAACAGTGCATCCACAGGCTTGAGCGGCGGGCCGTTTGCTGCAAAAGGAGTAAGCAGCAGCAGAGTGCCAACCAGTATGAGGGTGGCAAAACTGATGATGGGGAGATTCAGGGGGGTAATGAATCGCCTCGATTTTGATGCCCAGAACTTCACCTTTGGCCAGAAACCTCCGCAAGAAGTCCTCTCTGGGTAAACCCCGCTTTCCGGAAAGGGCAAAAGGCGAGGCCTGAAAATCGCTTGCGAATGAAGCTTCTAGGTAATATAGAAAAGGAAGAATAGTCAAGCACTTTGAATGGCACTTTCAGAGCAGGGCTCATTTGCTCCGGGTGTGAGACTTACCCGGCGGTGAACAGAAAATGCGTTTCCCCTCGCCACTTGTCAAGGGCACCCTGCTAAGACGCTATCAGCGGTTTCTAGCAGATGTCCTTCTGGAGAACGGCCAGTCTGTTACGGCCCATTGTCCAAATTCTGGCAGCATGATGGGATGCAACTTGCCGGGCAGTGAAGTACGTCTGTCACCAGCCAGCAATCCCAAAAGAAAAACCCAGTATACCTGGGAATTGATCCGCCTGCCTGCCACCTGGGTGGGAATCAACACTCACCTCACCAACCACCTGGTAGCGGAAGCGCTTGAGCAGCACATCATAGCCGAGCTGTCCCCACAAGATGAGGTTCACAGAGAGGTCAGGCTGGGTGCTCACAGCCGCATTGACTTTCTCCTGCGGCGCGGTCAGCTTTCACTCTATCTCGAAGCCAAGAATATTACTCTGGTGGAGGATGGCATAGCTTACTTCCCCGATGCCGTCACAGACAGAGGGCGCAAGCATCTGAGATCACTGGTAGAAGCTATTGAAGATGGCCACCAGGCTGCCATCTGTTATGTGATTCAGAGAGAAGATGCCGCTGTTTTTGCGCCTGCCGCCCATATTGACCCCATGTACGCCAAAGAACTGCGGCGAGCTCATGCATGCGGTATGCAGATCCTGGCCTACCAGGCCCGGGTGACACCAGAAGAGATCAAGCTCACTGTGCCCGTGCCAGTAGACCTCGGCATTTCGGTCAGCAGCAGGTAGCCAGCCCGATGCATATCTCCCGAGAGGCCGCGACAACGCCCGTTTTCTCAAACGGCAACACGTCCGCTCAACCATCTTTTTAGCTGTAACAACTGGTTGTCGGCGCAAGCTTTGTTGCCTTTACCAGATAAGCAAACCCCTCCGC comes from the Deltaproteobacteria bacterium genome and includes:
- a CDS encoding PilZ domain-containing protein, which translates into the protein MTSKERRKYPRVPIRWPASLLTADGKISGETGDISLEGAFVHCRQLLRQNDTILLTIRAPHGYLKVVAEVVWTAVSSGQEHQNVSGVGLHFLWV
- a CDS encoding LysM peptidoglycan-binding domain-containing protein codes for the protein MPWQQSETALIAANKEEKVIATRSEVDEVVLEQAELPATADTTNGSDMGAVTEEPETGQKRIDEALEIYQEALDSWNQGEPEKAIDLLDQTYMTISSIDSDENPEIIQQKEDLRLLISKRILEIYAARSQLQLGNSTEIPLAMNDYVALEIKRFQTKERDFFVQAYRRSGKYRPYIVAEMRKANLPEDLSWLPLIESGFKVKALSRARALGLWQFIASTAYRFDLRRDRWVDERMDLERSTQAAITYLKALHDLFGDWTTVLAAYNCGEGNVLRVIRQQHLNYLDNFWDLYSLLPQETARYVPRFLAALHIIRNPEKYGFAYLQIDQPLVYEKVQINKQMRLRDIASALNLPSRVLEDLNPSLRYKATPNYTFSLNVPVDKGVLLVSKLEQIPRWRPPKRTFLVHRVRRGETLSEIARRYRVSMRRIVRANHLRSASRIRAGQRLKIPLRGQVVMASSQVVYKGGSTIHYKVRRGDSLWRIAKRFNTTVDNIKQLNGIESNFLQSGQVLQVKTGNP
- a CDS encoding TrkA family potassium uptake protein, yielding MGQFAIIGIGNFGFYLGRQLYVKGHEVIALDISKGQIQKVKDFVTQAIVADATDRETLESLGLRDVDAAVVCIGTRMQAAILATLHLKELGVRRILAKATSEEQGRILRKIGADEILFPERDLALGVAGRLDNPNMLDYLPFVEGYSIAELKTPPHFVNKTLKDLDLTNRFGVQVLAVKEASRGITLIPTAGFQVKDGDKLIVLGPEKKLKSLQKE
- the sfsA gene encoding DNA/RNA nuclease SfsA, with translation MRFPSPLVKGTLLRRYQRFLADVLLENGQSVTAHCPNSGSMMGCNLPGSEVRLSPASNPKRKTQYTWELIRLPATWVGINTHLTNHLVAEALEQHIIAELSPQDEVHREVRLGAHSRIDFLLRRGQLSLYLEAKNITLVEDGIAYFPDAVTDRGRKHLRSLVEAIEDGHQAAICYVIQREDAAVFAPAAHIDPMYAKELRRAHACGMQILAYQARVTPEEIKLTVPVPVDLGISVSSR